One part of the Lemur catta isolate mLemCat1 chromosome 13, mLemCat1.pri, whole genome shotgun sequence genome encodes these proteins:
- the LOC123649370 gene encoding LOW QUALITY PROTEIN: olfactory receptor 2G6 (The sequence of the model RefSeq protein was modified relative to this genomic sequence to represent the inferred CDS: inserted 2 bases in 2 codons), whose amino-acid sequence MRAIILHFYLLSXLGNAAIILVSHLDPKLHTPMYFFLGNLSCLDLCFTSSVAPQLLVTMATEDKSVSYSACVGQLYVAMGLGSSECILLAVMAYDRYAXVCQALPYTAVMHPRLCASLAGIAWLSGLITSLIQCSLTVRLPLCGHRKLDHIFCEVPVLIRLACGDTTFNVAELFVASVVFLIVPVSLILVSYGFITQAVLRIQSAEGRQKAFWTCCSHLAVVIVFYGTIIFMYLQPAKSSSKNQGKFVSLFYTIITLVTPLLNPIIYTLRNKDVKGASRALMVGGVLGPCRSEAQKTRNPTRR is encoded by the exons ATGAGAGCCATCATTTTGCACTTTTACCTCTTAA CTTTGGGAAACGCCGCCATCATATTGGTATCTCACCTGGACCCCAAACTCCACACGCCGATGTATTTCTTCCTTGGCAACCTCTCCTGCCTGGACCTCTGCTTCACCTCCAGCGTTGCCCCGCAGCTGCTGGTTACCATGGCCACGGAAGACAAGAGCGTGAGCTACAGCGCATGCGTGGGCCAGCTCTACGTGGCCATGGGGCTGGGGTCATCTGAGTGTATCCTCCTGGCGGTCATGGCTTACGACCGCTATG GGgtctgccaggccctgccctacACAGCCGTCATGCACCCTAGGCTTTGTGCGTCCCTGGCCGGCATAGCGTGGCTCAGTGGCCTCATCACCTCCCTAATTCAGTGCTCCCTTACTGTGCGGCTTCCTCTTTGTGGTCATCGCAAACTGGACCACATTTTCTGTGAGGTGCCAGTGCTCATCAGACTGGCCTGTGGGGACACAACTTTCAATGTGGCAGAACTCTTCGTGGCCAGTGTAGTCTTTCTAATTGTCCCTGTGTCACTCATCTTAGTCTCCTATGGCTTCATAACCCAAGCCGTGCTAAGAATCCAATCAGCTGAAGGGCGCCAAAAGGCCTTTTGGACTTGCTGCTCTCACCTGGCGGTCGTCATTGTTTTCTATGGGACCATCATTTTCATGTACCTGCAACCAGCCAAAAGTAGCTCCAAAAACCAGGGgaagtttgtttctcttttctataCCATA attactttggttACCCCACTTTTAAACCCCATTATCTACACTCTGAGAAACAAAGACGTGAAAGGGGCCTCGAGGGCACTGATGGTGGGAGGTGTCCTTGGGCCATGCCGCAGCGAGGCACAGAAGACCCGGAACCCCACAAGGAGATAG